One genomic window of Kosmotoga olearia TBF 19.5.1 includes the following:
- a CDS encoding DUF1175 domain-containing protein produces MRDRDFLYLVFMFAFVAIFSFVYLSVERVVKTDLDVSCGSRVGSLLVVSAPTCPFEQIDSLSYAGVTLEEKRVLPDKNIYLFRVIAKDVSISILYNREIKHRKSVQLHFESWKDDNSDGFPDELVLKGEDSYILRSWFVNIALCQSLQLSPNWRENQRDCAGLVRFAMKEALKHHNKKWFQETGIDPEIWLEKTGVDLRSIPDVSAYNYPEAPVGGTNIFVVGKDRLSSFATAYAILKYNVNFVGFDLSAALPGDLLFFHNPNPVTFHTMIYTGEGLVYHTGPVSEEDPGKIKLWRLDDYMRIMPIQWLPIRENTCFLGIYRLKILGEGEIR; encoded by the coding sequence GTGCGAGATAGGGATTTTCTTTATTTAGTTTTTATGTTCGCATTTGTTGCGATTTTTTCATTTGTATACCTTTCGGTCGAGAGGGTTGTAAAGACAGATCTTGACGTATCCTGCGGTTCTCGTGTTGGCAGCTTGCTTGTTGTGTCTGCACCCACCTGCCCTTTCGAGCAAATCGATTCTCTTTCTTACGCCGGAGTAACCCTCGAAGAGAAAAGGGTTCTTCCTGACAAAAACATTTATCTGTTCCGGGTAATAGCCAAAGATGTCTCTATTTCCATCCTGTATAACCGCGAGATCAAGCATCGAAAAAGTGTACAGCTTCATTTTGAATCCTGGAAAGATGATAATTCGGATGGTTTTCCTGACGAGCTTGTTTTGAAGGGAGAAGACAGTTATATTCTCAGATCGTGGTTTGTTAATATAGCGCTTTGCCAGAGCCTTCAGCTTTCACCGAATTGGAGAGAAAATCAGCGCGATTGTGCTGGCCTGGTACGTTTTGCGATGAAAGAGGCTCTTAAGCACCATAACAAAAAGTGGTTTCAAGAAACAGGAATCGATCCTGAGATCTGGCTTGAAAAAACGGGAGTAGACCTGAGAAGCATTCCTGATGTCAGTGCCTACAATTATCCTGAAGCACCCGTTGGAGGAACGAATATATTTGTTGTTGGAAAGGATAGACTGAGTTCTTTCGCCACCGCATATGCTATTTTGAAATACAATGTCAACTTCGTTGGATTTGATTTAAGCGCTGCTTTACCCGGAGACTTGCTGTTTTTTCACAATCCCAATCCGGTAACTTTCCATACCATGATTTATACCGGTGAAGGGCTTGTGTACCATACAGGACCGGTATCCGAGGAAGATCCCGGAAAGATAAAGTTATGGAGGCTTGATGATTATATGCGTATTATGCCCATTCAGTGGTTACCAATCAGAGAGAATACGTGCTTTCTTGGAATATACAGACTGAAAATTCTCGGGGAGGGGGAGATTAGATGA
- a CDS encoding GNAT family N-acetyltransferase: MYEYRKSEDVEALMEIAKFSFVVEKSKHEFLRKYIRTALVSGVEMFGVYDSKKLVAAHLLYPYQMRFRNSMVSMGGISKICSRPDYRGKGTIRFMLEKSIETMRDKGMVVSMLHPFNVSFYRKYGWELFFRKKLVLLSPGSLIAKENPSITAEYLKFPDEVCKEFYNEHARREYNLALRDDPHWKRHLELSNNEAANGVVKFERDGKIVGMMALYLSSGEAMFESIVTVKDFIYNDNETKETMLNYLKRLSLQVTKLRMVLPEDFLLWPYLSDQPSEEKIGNAGMIRIVSVEKLDGLSVDFELEPLIVSVNDKFSEENTGNFEIKAEGGFLRISRSTKSPDIECDVSCLSSIISGFTSFKEMIEAGRVQVFEDYRGQDLPKVVTFNLEPF; encoded by the coding sequence ATGTATGAATACCGGAAAAGTGAAGATGTAGAAGCCTTAATGGAAATAGCTAAGTTTTCTTTTGTAGTGGAAAAATCAAAACATGAATTCCTTAGAAAGTACATAAGAACAGCCCTGGTTAGCGGGGTTGAGATGTTTGGCGTATATGACTCTAAAAAACTCGTTGCGGCACATTTGCTCTATCCTTATCAGATGCGATTCCGAAACTCGATGGTTTCTATGGGAGGAATCAGCAAGATCTGTTCAAGGCCTGATTACAGAGGGAAGGGAACAATTCGTTTTATGCTTGAAAAGTCTATTGAAACGATGCGCGATAAAGGCATGGTCGTCTCCATGCTACATCCTTTCAATGTCAGTTTTTACCGAAAATATGGCTGGGAGTTGTTCTTCAGGAAGAAGCTTGTTCTTCTTAGTCCAGGCTCATTAATAGCAAAGGAAAATCCTTCAATTACCGCGGAGTATCTGAAATTTCCAGATGAAGTCTGTAAAGAGTTTTACAACGAGCATGCGAGGAGGGAATACAACCTGGCTTTGAGGGATGACCCTCACTGGAAAAGGCATCTTGAGCTTTCCAACAACGAGGCAGCTAATGGTGTCGTGAAGTTTGAAAGAGATGGCAAAATAGTTGGAATGATGGCACTCTACCTTTCAAGTGGTGAAGCAATGTTTGAATCTATTGTAACCGTGAAAGACTTCATTTACAACGACAACGAAACCAAAGAAACAATGCTGAATTATCTGAAGAGATTATCTCTGCAAGTTACAAAACTCAGGATGGTCCTTCCGGAAGATTTTCTTCTCTGGCCTTATCTCTCCGATCAACCTTCAGAAGAAAAAATTGGCAATGCAGGAATGATAAGGATAGTCTCCGTGGAAAAGCTGGATGGATTGTCTGTTGATTTTGAACTGGAACCACTAATTGTTTCAGTCAACGACAAATTCTCTGAAGAGAACACCGGAAACTTTGAAATCAAGGCAGAGGGAGGTTTCTTGAGAATATCAAGATCAACAAAATCCCCTGATATAGAGTGTGATGTAAGCTGTCTCTCCTCGATAATATCCGGATTTACCAGCTTCAAAGAAATGATAGAAGCCGGTAGGGTACAGGTTTTTGAAGATTATAGAGGGCAGGACCTGCCTAAGGTTGTAACGTTCAATTTGGAGCCGTTTTGA
- a CDS encoding DUF5700 domain-containing putative Zn-dependent protease, with protein sequence MTNDFSGLIKQLDTLESIKKLFRIQQKQAELGGGFYGVIPDPIENPEQIPIPDTPDKFLDLLSYLSQIRDEQRKIVAGTGFPVDFLGRNYVPKDVKSSGRIKIILDLHAVREVLEYFAKENPTLEEAREIAGGEIFTEMIKHRNSLGYVPGPEFTTEFLANFLFFAANKESIYEIWKQLNPWNFFDFADIACNRDDYERVLNELEENKDNIEARISARIEKYVPEDFEFQERFVFSVGWAIRGWATGKYGGINIEHIKDNYDFLLDIIIHETFHRIQAILYPGNKGKEFRMLEKPLKDKGKDALYKAITYVFLEGSATYVQKGDFPVEDISDVQAGVELFKDLYNTIFQQKKYNELEKFLNRGLRSNGPFYALGHYMSYIIDKKYGNKAIADCLKKGSQEFFKLFADTEEGRIFPEEIKEVLL encoded by the coding sequence GTGACCAATGATTTTTCTGGTTTGATTAAGCAACTTGATACGCTCGAAAGCATAAAGAAACTTTTTCGGATTCAACAAAAGCAGGCTGAACTTGGCGGAGGGTTTTACGGAGTTATTCCAGATCCCATTGAAAATCCGGAGCAAATACCCATACCGGATACGCCTGATAAATTTCTTGACCTTCTTTCTTATCTTTCACAGATAAGAGATGAACAAAGAAAAATAGTAGCCGGCACTGGATTCCCCGTAGATTTTTTAGGCAGGAATTACGTTCCGAAAGATGTGAAATCCAGCGGGAGAATAAAAATCATTCTGGATCTACACGCGGTTCGGGAAGTATTAGAATATTTTGCTAAAGAAAATCCAACCCTGGAGGAAGCCAGAGAAATCGCTGGTGGGGAAATCTTTACAGAGATGATTAAGCACAGAAATTCCCTTGGTTATGTTCCAGGCCCTGAATTTACAACGGAATTTTTGGCTAATTTTCTATTCTTCGCAGCGAACAAAGAATCTATCTATGAAATTTGGAAACAGCTAAATCCCTGGAATTTCTTTGATTTTGCCGATATTGCCTGCAATAGGGACGATTACGAAAGGGTTCTCAACGAGTTGGAGGAAAACAAAGACAATATAGAGGCACGTATTTCTGCGAGAATAGAAAAATATGTTCCTGAAGATTTCGAATTTCAGGAACGTTTTGTTTTTAGTGTTGGGTGGGCCATAAGAGGTTGGGCTACCGGAAAATATGGCGGTATCAACATTGAGCATATCAAGGACAACTATGATTTTTTGTTGGACATAATAATACACGAAACCTTTCACAGAATTCAGGCTATCCTCTATCCAGGAAATAAAGGAAAAGAATTTAGAATGCTGGAAAAACCTCTGAAGGACAAAGGAAAGGATGCCCTTTATAAAGCGATTACTTACGTATTTCTTGAGGGGTCCGCAACATATGTTCAGAAGGGAGATTTTCCAGTAGAAGATATATCCGATGTTCAGGCAGGCGTGGAACTTTTCAAGGATTTGTACAATACGATTTTTCAGCAGAAGAAATACAATGAACTAGAAAAGTTTTTGAATCGCGGCTTGAGGTCAAACGGCCCCTTTTATGCACTTGGGCATTATATGAGTTACATCATAGATAAAAAGTACGGGAATAAAGCGATTGCTGATTGTCTCAAAAAAGGGAGCCAGGAATTTTTCAAATTATTTGCTGATACAGAAGAAGGTAGGATTTTTCCAGAGGAAATTAAGGAGGTGTTGTTATGA
- a CDS encoding GNAT family N-acetyltransferase, giving the protein MYEYRKSDDVEALMEMAFFSFAVKRTEQELIKRFIDTGLSSGTEIYGVYDSNKLVAAYLLYPFQIRFRNSMIPMGGIGLVCSRPDYRGKGTIRFMLEKSIETMRAKGMVVSMLYPFNVSFYRKYGWELFFRKKLVLLSPGSLIAKENPSITAEYLKFPDEVCKEFYNEHARKEYNLALRDDHHWKRHLELSNNEAANGVVKFERDGKIVGMMALYLSSGEAMFESIVTVKDFIYNDNETKETMLNYLKRLSLQVTKLRMVLPEDFLLWPYLSDQPSEEKIGNAGMIRIVSVEKLDGLSVDFELEPLIVSVNDKFSEENTGNFEIKAEGGFLRISRTTKSPDIECDISCLSSVISGFTNFKEMIEAGRVQVFEGYRGQDMPKVTTFNLEPF; this is encoded by the coding sequence ATGTACGAATACCGGAAAAGTGATGATGTGGAAGCCCTGATGGAAATGGCATTTTTTTCCTTCGCGGTAAAAAGAACAGAGCAAGAGCTTATTAAGAGATTTATAGACACTGGTTTGTCCAGCGGAACAGAGATATACGGCGTCTATGATTCTAATAAGCTTGTTGCAGCTTATTTGCTATATCCTTTTCAAATACGTTTCCGAAACTCAATGATTCCTATGGGAGGAATCGGTTTGGTCTGTTCAAGGCCTGATTACAGAGGGAAGGGAACAATTCGTTTTATGCTTGAAAAATCTATTGAAACGATGCGCGCTAAAGGTATGGTTGTATCCATGTTGTATCCATTCAATGTCAGTTTTTACCGAAAATATGGCTGGGAGTTGTTCTTCAGGAAGAAGCTTGTTCTTCTTAGTCCAGGCTCATTAATAGCAAAGGAAAATCCTTCAATTACCGCGGAGTATCTGAAATTTCCAGATGAAGTCTGTAAAGAGTTTTACAACGAGCACGCGAGGAAAGAATACAACCTGGCTTTGAGGGATGACCATCACTGGAAAAGGCATCTTGAGCTTTCCAACAATGAAGCAGCTAATGGCGTCGTGAAGTTCGAAAGAGATGGCAAAATAGTCGGAATGATGGCACTCTACCTTTCAAGTGGCGAGGCAATGTTTGAATCTATTGTAACCGTGAAAGACTTCATTTACAACGACAACGAAACCAAAGAAACAATGCTGAATTATCTGAAGAGATTATCTCTGCAAGTTACAAAACTCAGGATGGTCCTTCCGGAAGATTTTCTTCTCTGGCCTTATCTCTCCGATCAACCTTCAGAAGAAAAAATTGGCAATGCAGGAATGATAAGGATAGTCTCCGTGGAAAAGCTGGATGGATTGTCTGTTGATTTTGAACTGGAACCACTAATTGTTTCAGTCAACGACAAATTCTCTGAAGAGAACACCGGAAACTTTGAAATCAAGGCAGAGGGAGGTTTCTTGAGAATATCAAGAACAACAAAGTCTCCCGATATAGAATGTGATATAAGTTGTCTCTCTTCGGTAATATCCGGGTTTACCAATTTCAAAGAAATGATAGAAGCCGGTAGGGTACAGGTTTTTGAAGGTTATAGAGGGCAGGACATGCCTAAAGTTACAACGTTCAATTTGGAGCCATTTTGA
- a CDS encoding MFS transporter has translation MKNPLRNFWLYAMGRLVSLIGSGIQSLALSLYVLDLTGSGTMMGTFLVMSMIPRVVFAPIAGVIGDRFNRKAIMVYMDFARGVLIFLLAFMAYRGTLSLSIIYISQLIMSIMDTFFDPATSAMLPDIVPEENLTRANSILGAINSISYIVGPAMGGVLYPLGIGIVFIINAASFIVSGISEIFIHYRQTTEKKKMSAGQFFEDLKGGFAFLKERSDISTVMLFAMITNFLLTPVLVIAIPYFVRTVMGFSSQQFGIFRSSGVVGSLIGNLLIASFLSKSKPGKLFDIGLFGQIITFFIINILMFPWGAKFFGGATWLYLGTLAIVFMSTGMLNAFVNTPLSVFFQKTIPTDVRSRVFSVLSVMSQLIVPLGTALYGFLVDHMPVHYLVLIALIMTVIATIPFLMAGKLNILRKETSCA, from the coding sequence GTGAAAAATCCTTTGAGAAATTTTTGGTTGTATGCAATGGGTAGGCTTGTATCGTTAATAGGAAGCGGGATACAGTCGCTCGCACTTTCACTTTATGTTCTTGATCTCACGGGTTCCGGAACGATGATGGGTACATTCCTGGTAATGTCGATGATTCCAAGGGTCGTATTTGCACCCATCGCTGGTGTTATTGGTGACAGGTTTAACAGGAAGGCCATCATGGTCTATATGGATTTCGCTCGTGGTGTTTTGATATTCCTTTTGGCTTTTATGGCGTACAGAGGCACATTGTCTCTCAGTATTATATATATTTCACAACTTATAATGTCCATCATGGATACTTTCTTTGATCCGGCTACCAGTGCAATGCTTCCAGATATTGTGCCCGAGGAAAATCTTACAAGAGCTAATTCGATACTAGGAGCAATAAACAGTATTAGCTATATCGTAGGTCCTGCAATGGGTGGGGTTCTCTATCCGTTGGGAATAGGAATAGTGTTCATAATAAATGCTGCGTCGTTTATAGTATCCGGAATCAGCGAAATATTTATTCATTACAGACAAACGACGGAAAAAAAGAAAATGTCTGCTGGACAATTCTTTGAAGATCTCAAAGGTGGTTTTGCCTTTTTGAAAGAAAGGTCGGACATATCCACGGTAATGCTGTTTGCTATGATAACAAATTTTCTCCTGACACCTGTACTTGTAATTGCAATTCCGTACTTTGTGAGGACAGTGATGGGCTTCAGTAGTCAGCAGTTTGGTATTTTCAGGTCAAGCGGAGTTGTGGGTAGCCTTATAGGGAATCTATTGATTGCTTCGTTCCTTTCAAAAAGTAAACCTGGAAAACTTTTTGATATTGGACTTTTTGGTCAAATTATCACATTTTTTATCATCAATATTCTGATGTTTCCGTGGGGTGCAAAATTTTTCGGAGGAGCTACGTGGCTGTATCTCGGGACGCTTGCCATTGTTTTCATGTCAACAGGAATGTTAAATGCGTTTGTAAATACACCTTTGAGCGTTTTTTTCCAGAAGACAATCCCTACGGATGTACGTTCGCGTGTCTTCTCGGTGCTTTCGGTAATGTCACAGCTTATCGTGCCTTTAGGAACGGCATTGTACGGATTTTTGGTTGACCATATGCCGGTCCACTACCTTGTCTTAATAGCACTGATTATGACTGTTATAGCGACTATTCCTTTCCTTATGGCTGGAAAGCTGAACATTTTGCGAAAAGAGACAAGTTGCGCTTGA
- a CDS encoding transposase has translation MTKTCKTHTAQRRRRTGKYKDPQSSWTKTTKGWEYGRKVHMSLDAQNLLIQDWMTTPAAVHDSTVAKAQIDSGQGYKYFLADSAYDSQQIYRYIFDCSSMIPVIDTNKRKGVSLEKQCQARWLGIQLRQIYAEKYKNRWEIERTINILQEYFNLEYIWYVRNRNYDAVLGLAILAYNLCVMFNILNSRPHRKVADIIGCY, from the coding sequence GTGACCAAGACTTGTAAAACCCATACAGCACAAAGACGAAGAAGGACAGGGAAATACAAAGACCCCCAATCCAGTTGGACAAAGACGACAAAAGGCTGGGAATACGGAAGAAAGGTACATATGAGTTTGGATGCACAGAACCTATTGATTCAAGATTGGATGACAACGCCAGCAGCTGTACACGATTCGACGGTGGCAAAGGCACAAATAGATTCTGGCCAGGGATATAAGTATTTCCTCGCAGACAGCGCATATGATTCGCAACAGATATACCGTTATATATTCGATTGTAGTAGCATGATACCAGTAATAGACACAAACAAAAGGAAAGGTGTATCACTGGAAAAACAGTGTCAGGCTCGTTGGCTGGGCATTCAATTGAGGCAAATATATGCGGAGAAGTATAAAAACCGTTGGGAGATAGAGAGAACGATTAACATTCTACAAGAATATTTCAATCTGGAATACATTTGGTATGTGAGAAACAGGAATTATGATGCGGTATTGGGTTTGGCCATATTGGCATACAATCTTTGTGTTATGTTCAATATCTTGAACAGCCGTCCTCACAGAAAGGTGGCTGATATTATTGGCTGTTACTGA
- a CDS encoding glycerol dehydrogenase, with amino-acid sequence MISTTIFPGRYVQGSGALERLGSEMVRFGKKGFVICDSFVLENLLPDFRQSMEQSLEVVVEKFGGECSDEEISRLADLAKGAGCELIVGIGGGKTLDTAKAVAYELKLPVVIVPTLASTDAPCSALSVIYTPNGEFKRYLILPKNPDLVLVDTKIIAQAPARFLVSGMGDALATWFEAESCMKKYAKNMTGNVGSMTAYALAKLCYETLLEYGVAAKSSCEANAVTPALEHIVEANTLLSGLGFESGGLAAAHAIHNGLTVLEQTHKYYHGEKVAFGTLTSLFLTDKPREIIDEVYSFCESVGLPTTLADIGLDGVSDEELMKVAEAACAEGETIHNEPIPVTPEAVYSAIKTADAEGKRRKAV; translated from the coding sequence ATGATCAGTACGACTATTTTTCCGGGTCGCTACGTTCAGGGTAGCGGTGCTTTGGAAAGATTAGGATCGGAAATGGTACGATTTGGCAAGAAGGGATTCGTAATCTGTGATTCTTTCGTTTTAGAAAATCTTTTGCCTGACTTCAGGCAGAGTATGGAACAGTCTCTGGAAGTAGTTGTAGAAAAATTCGGCGGTGAATGCTCTGATGAAGAAATAAGCAGGCTGGCTGACCTGGCCAAAGGTGCCGGTTGCGAACTCATCGTTGGTATAGGTGGAGGCAAAACGCTCGATACGGCCAAAGCAGTTGCCTACGAACTAAAGCTCCCTGTCGTCATCGTTCCAACCCTTGCTTCAACAGACGCACCTTGTAGCGCTCTTTCAGTGATATATACACCCAACGGAGAATTCAAAAGATATCTGATTCTGCCTAAAAACCCCGATCTTGTATTGGTAGACACCAAAATAATTGCTCAAGCACCAGCCAGATTCCTGGTTTCAGGTATGGGTGATGCACTGGCTACCTGGTTCGAAGCTGAATCGTGCATGAAAAAGTACGCCAAAAACATGACCGGTAACGTAGGTTCTATGACCGCTTACGCTCTGGCAAAGCTCTGCTATGAGACCCTGCTTGAATACGGTGTTGCTGCAAAATCATCTTGTGAAGCCAACGCCGTAACACCCGCTTTAGAACACATCGTAGAAGCAAACACACTGCTGAGTGGCTTGGGTTTTGAAAGCGGCGGCTTGGCTGCAGCACACGCTATCCACAATGGTCTTACGGTATTAGAGCAAACTCACAAATATTATCACGGTGAAAAAGTTGCATTTGGTACCCTCACGTCCCTGTTCCTTACAGATAAACCAAGAGAAATCATTGATGAGGTCTATTCTTTCTGTGAATCCGTAGGCTTGCCCACCACACTTGCAGACATTGGGCTCGACGGTGTTTCAGACGAGGAACTCATGAAAGTAGCGGAAGCGGCATGTGCCGAAGGGGAAACCATACACAACGAACCCATTCCTGTCACTCCTGAAGCTGTTTATTCTGCTATCAAAACCGCAGACGCTGAAGGTAAAAGGAGAAAAGCGGTTTGA
- a CDS encoding DUF2250 domain-containing protein gives MKALPWEILEEEDWKILKDLYSTAPDCAKFLSRRLRLDLGETMRRLRTLESKGFLERVEGRFLKKKGLRKPKHMNHTYYELTRPARLYLRKILFEEQK, from the coding sequence ATGAAAGCTTTACCTTGGGAAATCTTAGAGGAAGAAGATTGGAAGATTTTAAAAGATCTCTACTCTACGGCACCGGATTGTGCCAAATTTTTGTCAAGACGCCTTCGTTTAGATCTCGGAGAAACTATGAGAAGGCTTCGGACGCTTGAAAGCAAAGGCTTCTTGGAAAGGGTTGAAGGACGATTTCTCAAAAAAAAGGGCCTTCGAAAACCCAAACACATGAATCACACTTACTACGAATTGACGCGCCCAGCAAGGCTTTATTTACGCAAAATACTTTTTGAAGAGCAAAAATAA
- a CDS encoding MarR family transcriptional regulator, with protein MEDKKEVVFEALKKAGKPLRPGDIAKMTGIDSKEVSKVIKELKSEGKVESPKRCYYAPKD; from the coding sequence ATGGAAGACAAGAAAGAAGTGGTGTTTGAGGCATTGAAAAAAGCAGGAAAACCATTAAGACCTGGAGATATTGCAAAGATGACAGGTATCGATAGCAAGGAAGTATCGAAGGTTATAAAAGAGCTAAAAAGCGAAGGTAAGGTTGAATCGCCAAAAAGGTGTTATTACGCACCAAAGGATTAA
- a CDS encoding alpha/beta hydrolase family esterase gives MKHLYAKVVIVFLVVVLSVSSFCGIFDEADLLPGTHSIFFNYSGHQRHFYIHIPEKKRYEKYPVVIMLHGGVSNSKFSMKRFGWMELSDKEGFIAIFPDALPPIGGSSPDNTIFRPQSWWEGLNIDPRKLVFNDSVDDVGFIATIIQELKSEDLIDEKRVFLTGYSNGATMAMFLGLKLSNVIAAVAPVCGLYVPKDQQKISSPISVMVIIGMDDPFNPYYGGLILPPWSIKIVKKPPVETTIMKWVNLLGLPEQPVEQYENEDEKFVLYSNGETDFYFHVFKKLGHFWPQADLDYPLWYFGGRYDEINATEMIWEFFKKHPKR, from the coding sequence ATGAAGCATTTATACGCGAAAGTAGTTATCGTCTTTCTCGTTGTGGTTTTATCTGTATCAAGTTTCTGCGGAATTTTCGATGAAGCCGACCTGCTACCTGGAACTCACTCGATCTTTTTTAATTACAGTGGACATCAACGGCATTTCTACATCCACATACCGGAAAAGAAGAGGTATGAAAAATACCCGGTTGTTATTATGCTGCATGGAGGTGTTAGTAATTCCAAATTCTCCATGAAACGTTTTGGTTGGATGGAACTTTCAGATAAGGAAGGTTTTATAGCTATTTTCCCAGATGCCTTGCCTCCTATTGGTGGGTCATCTCCCGACAATACCATTTTTAGGCCGCAATCCTGGTGGGAAGGGTTGAATATCGATCCACGAAAGCTGGTTTTTAACGATTCAGTGGATGATGTCGGGTTTATAGCCACAATTATACAGGAGCTAAAATCAGAAGATTTAATCGATGAAAAGCGCGTTTTCCTCACCGGATATTCTAATGGAGCTACAATGGCCATGTTTCTCGGGCTTAAACTTTCAAATGTTATAGCAGCGGTCGCACCTGTTTGCGGTTTATATGTTCCTAAAGATCAACAAAAGATTTCATCACCAATTTCGGTGATGGTCATCATTGGTATGGACGACCCTTTCAATCCTTATTATGGGGGACTTATTCTACCGCCATGGTCTATAAAAATAGTCAAGAAACCACCTGTTGAAACCACTATCATGAAGTGGGTAAACTTACTGGGGCTTCCTGAACAGCCAGTTGAGCAATATGAAAATGAAGATGAGAAGTTCGTACTATACTCCAATGGTGAAACCGATTTTTATTTTCATGTATTCAAGAAATTAGGACACTTCTGGCCTCAGGCTGATTTAGACTATCCTTTGTGGTATTTCGGCGGAAGATATGATGAAATAAATGCCACAGAGATGATCTGGGAGTTTTTCAAGAAGCATCCAAAACGATGA
- a CDS encoding aspartate/glutamate racemase family protein has translation MAKHIGIVACSAEGAALCYRTICIEGENLIGRKYAHPEITMHTFSFEEYMQYIEAGDWQRVADLMVASAHKVAKTGADFAICPDNTIHHAFDLVVEKSPIPWLHIAEEVAAEAKRKNYKCLGILGTRFLMESPVYPAKLDAAGIGYRIPETKNRERINEIIFNELVYGRFYPESRAYFNEVIGKLKDQGCDAVVLGCTEIPLLVIPEESPLPTLDSTRILARAALKKALE, from the coding sequence ATGGCTAAACACATTGGAATAGTTGCATGCAGTGCTGAGGGAGCAGCTCTTTGTTACCGCACAATCTGCATAGAAGGTGAAAACTTAATAGGAAGAAAATACGCTCACCCCGAGATTACTATGCATACCTTCTCTTTTGAGGAGTATATGCAATACATTGAAGCAGGTGACTGGCAAAGAGTGGCTGATTTGATGGTGGCTTCAGCACATAAAGTGGCCAAAACCGGGGCTGATTTTGCTATATGTCCTGACAATACAATTCATCATGCATTTGATCTTGTTGTCGAGAAATCTCCGATTCCATGGCTTCATATTGCTGAAGAAGTTGCTGCTGAAGCAAAACGAAAGAACTATAAATGCCTTGGAATTTTGGGCACACGCTTTTTGATGGAGTCTCCCGTTTATCCTGCAAAACTTGATGCTGCGGGTATTGGGTACAGAATCCCTGAGACAAAAAATAGGGAACGAATCAATGAAATTATTTTCAACGAGCTTGTTTATGGTCGCTTTTATCCTGAATCTCGAGCGTACTTTAACGAAGTAATCGGTAAATTGAAGGACCAGGGTTGCGATGCCGTTGTGCTTGGCTGTACAGAGATACCTTTGCTGGTGATACCGGAAGAATCTCCCCTACCAACTCTGGATTCCACAAGAATCCTGGCAAGAGCTGCCCTGAAAAAAGCACTGGAGTAG